From Methylobacterium radiodurans, a single genomic window includes:
- a CDS encoding molybdopterin-containing oxidoreductase family protein produces the protein MNEIVKPEAFSEVFYGACPHDCPDTCSMLFEVRDGELLGVRGNPDHPMTRGGLCVKLKDYEKRHYHPDRLLYPMRRVGPKGSKQFARISWDEALDEIVTRWRAIIDAHGPQAIVPYSYLGNQGLVHGLNGGDAFFNRLGATVTERTFCGEGSCTAWLLTVGPTAGLDPESYIHSKYIVIWACNSVSTNLHHWAIVKDAQKLGAKVVVIDAYASRTAKAADWHIRPKPGTDGALAMALINSIIAQGLVDQDYVDNHTVGFAELKERASTRTPEWAEGITGVPAADIRKLAREMATEQPVGIRMGVALERHFGGGQTIRAVTCIPALTGAWRHVGGGVTQFPVWEHPYRFDVMCRPDLIPEGTRVISNLQIGRALTGEMPLDPPILSMMCWNSNPVTQAPETDKIVQGLMREDLFLVSAEHFISDTAAYADILLPAAMGAEMEDMILSWGHLYLTYNTRCAEAPGEAIPNNEIFRRLAARLGFEEENFKWSDAECLEHYVDWSSPACEGYDLAYMREHGFARLKVGTPDDRAPHKDGNFPTPTGKCMLKVEGATNFVAPPFRQMYEGFQPGEALDPLPDYVGARESHAADPELARRFPLNIVSPKSHYFLNSCYANMEDKQRGQGEQFVMISPADAGARGILDGDRVQVANGRGAFKGVARVTEDVTPGVVVATLGYWRQLNEGTVNSISSAAFTDMGHAPSFSDNLVEVARAN, from the coding sequence ATGAACGAGATCGTCAAGCCCGAGGCGTTTTCCGAGGTCTTCTACGGCGCCTGCCCGCACGACTGCCCCGATACCTGCTCAATGCTGTTCGAGGTGCGGGACGGCGAGCTGCTCGGCGTGCGCGGCAACCCCGACCACCCGATGACCCGCGGCGGCCTCTGCGTGAAGCTGAAGGACTACGAGAAGCGCCACTACCACCCGGACCGGCTGCTCTACCCGATGCGCCGCGTCGGCCCGAAGGGCTCGAAGCAGTTCGCGCGCATCAGCTGGGACGAGGCGCTCGACGAGATCGTCACCCGCTGGCGGGCGATCATCGACGCGCACGGACCCCAAGCCATCGTTCCCTACAGCTACCTCGGCAACCAGGGGCTGGTGCACGGGCTGAACGGGGGCGACGCCTTCTTCAACCGGCTCGGCGCCACCGTGACCGAGCGGACCTTCTGCGGCGAGGGCTCCTGCACCGCCTGGCTCCTCACGGTCGGCCCCACCGCGGGCCTCGATCCGGAGAGCTACATCCACTCCAAGTACATCGTCATCTGGGCCTGCAACTCGGTCAGCACGAACCTGCACCACTGGGCCATCGTGAAGGACGCGCAGAAGCTGGGCGCCAAGGTCGTGGTCATCGACGCCTACGCCTCCCGCACCGCCAAGGCCGCCGACTGGCACATCCGCCCGAAGCCCGGCACCGACGGCGCGCTCGCCATGGCGCTGATCAACTCCATCATCGCGCAGGGCCTCGTCGACCAGGACTACGTCGACAACCACACGGTCGGCTTCGCGGAGCTGAAGGAGCGGGCGAGCACCCGCACGCCCGAATGGGCGGAAGGGATCACCGGCGTGCCGGCTGCGGACATCCGGAAGCTCGCCCGCGAGATGGCGACCGAGCAGCCCGTCGGCATCCGCATGGGCGTGGCGCTGGAGCGGCACTTCGGCGGCGGCCAGACCATCCGGGCGGTCACCTGCATCCCGGCGCTCACCGGTGCGTGGCGCCATGTCGGCGGCGGCGTCACCCAGTTCCCGGTCTGGGAGCACCCCTACCGCTTCGACGTGATGTGCCGGCCCGACCTGATCCCGGAGGGCACGCGGGTGATCTCGAACCTGCAGATCGGCCGCGCGCTCACCGGCGAGATGCCGCTCGATCCGCCGATCCTGTCGATGATGTGCTGGAACTCGAACCCGGTCACGCAGGCGCCGGAGACCGACAAGATCGTCCAGGGCCTGATGCGCGAGGACCTGTTCCTAGTCTCGGCCGAGCACTTCATCTCCGACACCGCCGCCTACGCCGACATCCTGCTGCCGGCCGCGATGGGGGCGGAGATGGAGGACATGATCCTGTCCTGGGGCCACCTCTACCTGACCTACAACACCCGGTGCGCCGAGGCGCCGGGCGAGGCGATCCCCAACAACGAGATCTTCCGGCGGCTCGCCGCCCGGCTCGGCTTCGAGGAGGAGAATTTCAAGTGGTCGGACGCGGAGTGCCTGGAGCACTACGTGGACTGGTCCTCGCCGGCCTGTGAGGGCTACGACCTCGCCTACATGCGCGAGCACGGCTTCGCCCGCCTGAAGGTCGGCACGCCCGACGACCGGGCGCCGCATAAGGATGGCAACTTCCCCACGCCGACCGGCAAGTGCATGCTGAAGGTGGAGGGCGCCACGAACTTCGTCGCACCGCCCTTCCGGCAGATGTACGAGGGCTTCCAGCCCGGCGAGGCCCTCGACCCGCTGCCGGACTATGTCGGCGCGCGGGAATCGCACGCGGCGGATCCGGAGCTGGCGAGGCGCTTCCCGCTCAACATCGTCTCGCCGAAGAGCCACTACTTCCTGAACTCCTGCTACGCGAACATGGAGGACAAGCAGCGCGGCCAGGGCGAGCAGTTCGTGATGATCAGCCCGGCGGATGCCGGGGCGCGGGGCATCCTGGACGGCGACCGGGTGCAGGTCGCCAACGGGCGCGGCGCCTTCAAGGGCGTGGCGCGCGTCACCGAGGACGTCACGCCGGGCGTCGTGGTGGCGACGCTCGGCTACTGGCGCCAGCTCAACGAGGGCACGGTCAACAGCATCTCGTCGGCCGCCTTCACCGACATGGGCCACGCGCCGTCCTTTTCGGACAACCTCGTGGAGGTCGCGCGGGCGAACTGA
- a CDS encoding phytoene/squalene synthase family protein has translation MQAASHARSEVKTEVESEASPADRAACRAAIRGGSKSFFAASLLLPARVRHPAYGLYAFCRLADDAVDGARDAQSRGAAVEHLAGRLTRAASGRPADHPADRALAAVMEAHAIPPALPRALLEGLAWDAEGRRYADLAALTAYAARVAGTVGAMMTLIMGSRDPNVLARACDLGVAMQFTNIARDVGEDARAGRLYLPLAWMREAGLDPEAWLAAPVHGPALAGVVARLLSEADRLYARAQAGIAGLPADCRPAIRAAALIYAEIGRAVAANGHDAVGARARVGTPRKLALLARAAAPERAAPVFGRAPPLPETAFLVAAVAGAPGPARRLPAWWDLRGRALHALDLIETWEIRDARARAALP, from the coding sequence ATGCAAGCAGCCTCCCACGCCAGGTCTGAGGTCAAGACCGAGGTCGAGTCCGAGGCGAGCCCCGCCGACCGCGCCGCCTGCCGGGCGGCGATCCGGGGGGGCTCGAAGAGCTTCTTCGCGGCCTCGCTGCTGCTGCCCGCCCGGGTGCGGCACCCGGCTTACGGGCTCTACGCCTTCTGCCGTCTGGCCGACGACGCGGTGGACGGCGCGCGCGATGCGCAGAGCCGCGGCGCCGCGGTGGAGCACCTCGCCGGGCGGCTGACCCGCGCCGCCTCGGGCCGGCCCGCCGACCACCCGGCCGACCGGGCACTCGCCGCGGTGATGGAGGCGCACGCGATTCCCCCGGCGCTGCCCCGCGCGCTCCTCGAAGGCCTTGCCTGGGACGCGGAAGGCCGCCGCTACGCCGACCTGGCCGCGCTCACCGCCTACGCGGCGCGCGTCGCCGGCACGGTCGGCGCGATGATGACCCTGATCATGGGCTCGCGCGACCCGAACGTGCTCGCCCGCGCCTGCGATCTCGGGGTGGCGATGCAGTTCACCAACATCGCCCGCGACGTCGGCGAGGACGCGCGCGCCGGCCGCCTCTACCTGCCGCTCGCCTGGATGCGCGAGGCCGGGCTCGACCCGGAGGCGTGGCTCGCCGCGCCGGTCCACGGGCCGGCGCTCGCCGGCGTGGTAGCGCGGCTGCTGTCCGAGGCGGACCGGCTCTACGCGCGGGCGCAGGCCGGCATCGCGGGGCTGCCGGCCGATTGCCGCCCGGCGATCCGCGCGGCGGCCCTGATCTACGCCGAGATCGGCCGTGCGGTGGCGGCGAACGGGCACGACGCCGTGGGCGCACGCGCCCGGGTCGGCACGCCGCGCAAGCTCGCGCTGCTCGCCCGCGCGGCGGCGCCGGAGCGCGCCGCGCCCGTCTTCGGGCGGGCACCCCCACTGCCGGAGACTGCCTTCCTGGTCGCGGCCGTCGCGGGCGCGCCCGGCCCGGCGCGAAGACTGCCGGCCTGGTGGGACCTGCGCGGCCGGGCGCTGCACGCGCTCGACCTCATCGAGACCTGGGAGATCCGCGACGCGCGAGCCCGCGCCGCGCTGCCGTGA
- a CDS encoding phytoene desaturase, translating into MLTLVDKPASQNRTDPRPHALVIGSGFGGLAAAVRLGARGYRVTVLERLDQPGGRARVHRQDGFTFDAGPTIVTAPFLLEELWRLAGRRLADDVALVPMEPFYRIRFDDGTDFAYTGNPARMRAEVERLSPADVAGYERFMAFSRQVCRIGFEELGHVPFGRIRDMLRIAPDLLRLQGHRSLHAVVARHIRDPRLRQVFSFHPLLIGGNPFRASALYGLIAHLERAWGVHFCMGGTGRLVDGLAGLIRGQGGAVCCGAEVARITLAGTRATGVALADGTEIPADLVVSNADSAYTYGTLLAGQARRWNQKKLGRARSSMGLFVWYFGTRRKYPGVDHHTILLGPRYRELLADIFDRKVLAEDMSLYLHRPTATDPLLAPPGHDAFYVLSPVPNLAGGQDWAHIAEPYRQRIAARLEATVLPGLSESIVTSRVTTPQDFADDFLSVRGSGFGLEPVLTQSAWFRPHNRSEGIENLYLVGAGTHPGAGLPGVLSSARVLDALVPDASSLPRQV; encoded by the coding sequence ATGTTGACACTCGTCGACAAGCCGGCTTCACAGAACCGCACCGATCCGCGGCCGCACGCGCTGGTGATCGGCTCCGGCTTCGGCGGGCTCGCGGCGGCGGTGCGGCTGGGCGCGCGGGGCTACCGGGTCACGGTGCTGGAGCGGCTGGACCAGCCCGGTGGGCGCGCCCGGGTGCACCGGCAGGACGGCTTCACGTTCGATGCCGGCCCCACCATCGTCACCGCGCCCTTCCTGCTGGAGGAGTTGTGGCGGCTCGCCGGCCGGCGCCTCGCCGACGACGTGGCGCTGGTGCCGATGGAGCCGTTCTACCGGATCCGCTTCGACGACGGCACGGACTTCGCCTACACGGGCAACCCCGCCCGGATGCGGGCGGAGGTGGAGCGGCTCTCGCCCGCGGACGTCGCCGGCTACGAGCGCTTCATGGCCTTCAGCCGGCAGGTCTGCCGGATCGGCTTCGAGGAGCTCGGCCACGTGCCCTTCGGCCGGATCCGCGACATGCTGCGGATTGCGCCCGACCTCCTGCGCCTCCAAGGCCACCGCAGCCTGCACGCGGTCGTGGCTCGCCACATCCGCGACCCGCGCCTGCGCCAGGTCTTCAGCTTTCACCCGCTGCTCATCGGCGGCAACCCCTTCCGGGCGAGCGCGCTCTACGGGCTGATCGCCCATCTGGAGCGGGCCTGGGGCGTTCATTTCTGCATGGGCGGCACCGGCCGGCTGGTGGACGGCCTCGCCGGGCTGATCCGGGGCCAGGGCGGGGCCGTGTGCTGCGGGGCCGAGGTCGCCCGGATCACCCTGGCGGGGACCCGCGCCACCGGCGTGGCGCTCGCCGACGGCACCGAGATCCCCGCCGACCTCGTCGTCTCGAACGCCGATTCCGCCTACACCTACGGCACGCTGCTGGCCGGGCAGGCCCGGCGCTGGAATCAAAAGAAGCTCGGCCGCGCGCGCTCCTCGATGGGGCTGTTCGTCTGGTATTTCGGCACGCGCCGGAAATACCCGGGCGTCGACCACCACACGATCCTGCTCGGGCCCCGCTACCGGGAGCTGCTGGCCGACATCTTCGACCGCAAGGTTCTGGCCGAGGACATGAGCCTCTACCTGCACCGCCCGACCGCGACCGACCCGCTGCTGGCACCGCCCGGCCACGACGCCTTCTACGTGCTCTCGCCCGTGCCGAACCTCGCGGGCGGGCAGGACTGGGCCCACATCGCCGAGCCCTACCGCCAGCGGATCGCCGCGCGGCTGGAGGCGACCGTGCTGCCGGGACTCTCCGAGTCCATCGTCACCTCGCGGGTCACGACGCCCCAGGACTTCGCCGACGACTTCCTCAGCGTGCGCGGCTCCGGCTTCGGGCTGGAGCCCGTGCTGACGCAATCCGCGTGGTTCCGCCCGCACAACCGCTCCGAGGGGATCGAGAACCTCTACCTCGTGGGCGCCGGCACCCATCCGGGCGCCGGCCTGCCCGGCGTCCTCTCCTCCGCCCGTGTCCTCGATGCGCTGGTGCCCGATGCAAGCAGCCTCCCACGCCAGGTCTGA
- the bchO gene encoding alpha/beta fold hydrolase BchO, with the protein MSARRDPDRPDWSREGADWPNRTASRFVAAGGLTWHLQEFGAADAPVLLLLHGTGAASHSFRDVAPRLADTHRVLVPDLPGHGFSDPLPPGRLSLPGMAAAVADLLRALGAEPARVAGHSAGAAILARMCLDGALHPDRIVALNGALAPFPGAGSLLFPAMARALFLNPFTPRLFAWSADRAAVERLIAGTGSRLDAAGVAYYRRLFAKPGHVRGALGMMANWDLAALDRDLGRLAVPLLLVVGGNDRAIRPEDAFQLRDRLPGTRVELIRGLGHLAHEEDPARAAALILDDGPPQGSASA; encoded by the coding sequence GTGAGCGCGCGCCGCGACCCGGACCGCCCGGACTGGTCGCGGGAGGGCGCCGACTGGCCGAACCGCACGGCCAGCCGCTTTGTCGCGGCGGGCGGCCTCACCTGGCATCTGCAGGAATTCGGCGCCGCGGACGCCCCCGTCCTGCTGCTCCTGCACGGCACCGGGGCGGCGAGCCACTCGTTCCGGGACGTCGCGCCGCGCCTCGCCGACACCCACCGGGTGCTGGTGCCCGACCTGCCCGGCCACGGATTCAGCGACCCGCTGCCGCCGGGGCGCCTCTCCCTGCCGGGCATGGCGGCGGCCGTGGCGGATCTCCTGCGGGCGCTCGGCGCCGAGCCTGCCCGCGTCGCCGGGCACTCGGCCGGGGCGGCGATCCTCGCGCGGATGTGCCTCGACGGCGCGCTTCACCCGGACCGAATCGTCGCCCTCAACGGCGCGCTGGCGCCCTTCCCGGGGGCGGGCAGCCTGCTGTTTCCCGCCATGGCGCGGGCGCTGTTCCTCAATCCGTTCACCCCGCGGCTCTTCGCCTGGAGCGCGGACCGGGCCGCGGTCGAGCGGCTGATCGCCGGCACCGGCTCGCGGCTCGACGCGGCCGGGGTGGCGTATTACCGGCGCCTGTTCGCCAAGCCCGGCCATGTGCGCGGCGCGCTCGGCATGATGGCGAACTGGGACCTCGCCGCCCTCGACCGCGACCTCGGCCGGCTCGCCGTGCCGCTCCTGCTCGTCGTCGGCGGCAACGACCGGGCGATCCGCCCGGAGGACGCCTTTCAGCTGCGCGACCGGCTGCCCGGCACCCGGGTCGAGTTGATCCGCGGCCTCGGCCATCTCGCCCACGAGGAGGATCCGGCTCGCGCCGCGGCGCTGATCCTTGATGACGGCCCGCCGCAGGGCAGCGCGTCCGCTTGA
- a CDS encoding VWA domain-containing protein yields the protein MSHAQGEAYQEAPWATALRVAALLAAAPHELGGVVVRAGAGPVRERWLEALRVALDARPLRRLPPGTGDDRLIGGLDLPATLALGRPVLGRGLLAEADGGVLVVAMAERMSPATAARLAAALDTGAVAVERDGIGARLPARIGLVLLDEGEGDETVPEGLADRLAFRIDLDGIGLGETQAPDAHASADDCVPASRADGPRAFPPPSAEEGGPRVSEGRERGPQLPARGRPSRRAVPQSEAWFPSPDPLRGPPSPAEGGGGVVGAGVSNEGPQRDLTQETPGDPATDPVATLCTTAAALGIASPRGSLLALRVARRIAGTGAPDAGALAEAARLVLAPRATCLPVPEAPPDPAEVPQDEAQDEDRDGSAPEPPPDDEPDDASAAPEDVVLAAARAAIPADLLAKLAGAAPRAAPAARAGRFGAGAPDPRRGRPAGARPGDPRRGRLDLLATLRAAAPWQRLRPGPQPIRVRASDLRVRRLVRAPETTTIVCVDASGSAARERLAETKGAVELMLAEAYARRDRVALVAFRGAGAEIVLPPTRALARARRDLAGLPGGGGTPLAAGLDVAAGLARGVARGGGRPVVVVLTDGRANVARSRMAGRAAARADAEDAARMLGALGLPVLVLDTGAAGEGARALAAAAGARYATLPRADAAALAAAARNAGA from the coding sequence ATGAGCCATGCTCAAGGGGAAGCGTATCAGGAAGCGCCCTGGGCCACCGCCCTGCGGGTCGCAGCCCTCCTGGCAGCGGCCCCCCACGAGCTCGGCGGCGTCGTGGTGCGGGCGGGCGCCGGGCCGGTGCGGGAGCGCTGGCTCGAGGCCCTGCGGGTCGCGCTGGACGCCCGACCCCTGCGCCGCCTGCCGCCTGGGACCGGCGACGACCGGCTGATCGGCGGGCTCGACCTGCCCGCGACCCTGGCGCTCGGGCGCCCCGTGCTCGGGCGCGGCCTGCTGGCGGAGGCCGATGGCGGCGTGCTGGTGGTGGCGATGGCCGAGCGCATGAGCCCCGCCACGGCCGCACGCCTCGCGGCCGCGCTCGACACCGGTGCGGTCGCGGTCGAGCGCGACGGGATCGGCGCCCGCCTCCCAGCCCGGATCGGGCTGGTTCTGCTCGACGAGGGGGAGGGGGACGAGACGGTGCCGGAGGGGCTGGCCGACCGCCTCGCTTTCCGGATCGATCTCGACGGGATCGGGCTGGGGGAGACGCAAGCGCCGGACGCGCACGCCTCCGCGGACGACTGCGTGCCCGCCTCTCGGGCCGACGGCCCCCGCGCATTCCCTCCCCCCTCTGCGGAGGAGGGTGGCCCTCGCGTCAGCGAGGGTCGGGAGAGGGGACCCCAGCTTCCGGCACGGGGGCGACCTTCACGAAGGGCAGTGCCCCAATCAGAAGCGTGGTTCCCCTCTCCCGACCCGCTTCGCGGGCCACCCTCCCCCGCGGAGGGGGGAGGGGGAGTGGTGGGGGCCGGCGTAAGCAACGAAGGACCTCAGCGCGACCTGACCCAGGAGACGCCCGGCGATCCGGCAACCGATCCCGTCGCCACCCTCTGCACCACCGCCGCCGCACTCGGCATCGCCTCGCCGCGGGGCTCGCTCCTCGCCCTGCGGGTCGCGCGCCGGATCGCCGGAACGGGCGCGCCGGACGCGGGGGCGCTGGCCGAGGCCGCGCGCCTCGTCCTCGCGCCGCGGGCGACCTGCCTGCCGGTCCCGGAGGCGCCACCGGACCCGGCCGAGGTCCCGCAGGACGAGGCTCAAGACGAGGACCGGGACGGATCCGCGCCCGAGCCCCCGCCGGACGACGAACCAGACGACGCCTCCGCCGCGCCCGAGGACGTCGTACTGGCCGCCGCACGCGCCGCGATTCCCGCGGACCTCCTCGCGAAACTCGCGGGCGCCGCGCCCCGGGCGGCCCCCGCCGCACGGGCCGGCCGCTTCGGCGCGGGGGCGCCCGATCCCCGCCGGGGCCGCCCGGCGGGCGCGCGGCCCGGCGACCCGCGCCGGGGCCGGCTCGACCTCTTGGCGACCTTGCGCGCCGCCGCCCCCTGGCAGCGCCTGCGGCCGGGCCCGCAGCCGATCCGCGTCCGGGCCTCGGACCTGCGCGTGCGCCGCCTCGTGCGGGCGCCGGAGACCACCACGATCGTCTGCGTCGACGCCTCCGGCTCGGCCGCGCGCGAGCGGCTCGCCGAGACCAAGGGCGCCGTCGAGCTGATGCTGGCCGAGGCCTATGCCCGCCGCGACCGGGTGGCGCTGGTGGCGTTCCGGGGGGCCGGCGCCGAGATCGTCCTGCCGCCGACCCGGGCGCTGGCCCGGGCGCGCCGCGATCTCGCCGGGCTGCCCGGCGGCGGCGGCACGCCGCTCGCCGCCGGCCTCGACGTCGCCGCAGGCCTCGCCCGCGGGGTGGCCCGGGGCGGGGGGCGGCCGGTGGTGGTGGTGCTCACCGACGGGCGGGCCAACGTCGCCCGCTCCAGGATGGCCGGTCGCGCGGCCGCGCGGGCCGACGCGGAGGACGCGGCCCGGATGCTCGGTGCCCTCGGCCTGCCGGTGCTCGTGCTCGATACCGGCGCGGCCGGGGAGGGCGCGCGGGCGCTGGCCGCGGCCGCGGGCGCCCGCTACGCCACCCTGCCCCGCGCCGACGCGGCGGCGCTCGCCGCAGCCGCGCGGAACGCCGGCGCGTGA
- a CDS encoding ATP-binding protein has protein sequence MREALLIAAVDPLIGGVLVLGDRGTGKSTAIRALAALLPPMRAVAGCPYACDPEAPAAACPHCARGAPRRAETRAVPVVDLPLGATEDRVVGALDLERALTRGERAFEPGLLARANRGFLYIDEVNLLEDHLVDLLLDVAASGINTVEREGLSLRHPARFVLVGSGNPEEGELRPQLLDRFGLACEVATPADIPTRVAVVRARDAFERDPAGFHAAHAAAERATRETILAARARLGAVAVPDAALEQAARLCLALGTDGLRGELTLMRAARALAALDGAGTVDDGHLARVAPAALRHRLRRNPLDEAGSTARVARAVAEVFSA, from the coding sequence GCTCGCCGCCCTGCTGCCGCCGATGCGGGCGGTCGCCGGCTGCCCCTATGCCTGCGATCCCGAAGCGCCGGCCGCCGCCTGCCCGCACTGCGCGCGCGGGGCCCCGCGCCGGGCGGAGACGCGGGCCGTGCCGGTGGTCGACCTGCCGCTCGGCGCCACCGAGGACCGCGTCGTCGGCGCGCTCGATCTGGAGCGGGCGCTCACCCGCGGCGAGCGGGCCTTCGAGCCGGGGCTGCTCGCCCGGGCCAACCGCGGCTTCCTCTACATCGACGAGGTCAACCTCCTGGAGGACCACCTCGTGGACCTCCTGCTCGACGTGGCGGCTTCAGGGATCAACACGGTCGAGCGCGAGGGGCTGTCCCTGCGCCACCCGGCCCGCTTCGTCCTCGTCGGCTCCGGCAACCCGGAGGAGGGGGAGCTGCGCCCGCAGCTCCTCGACCGGTTCGGGCTGGCCTGCGAGGTCGCGACGCCCGCCGACATCCCGACCCGGGTCGCGGTGGTGCGCGCCCGGGACGCCTTCGAGCGGGATCCGGCGGGCTTCCACGCCGCCCACGCCGCCGCCGAGCGGGCGACCCGTGAGACGATCCTGGCGGCCCGCGCCCGGCTCGGCGCGGTCGCGGTGCCGGACGCCGCCCTGGAGCAGGCCGCCCGGCTCTGCCTCGCGCTCGGCACCGACGGGTTGCGCGGCGAGCTGACCCTGATGCGCGCCGCCCGCGCGCTCGCCGCCCTCGACGGTGCCGGGACGGTCGACGACGGGCATCTGGCGCGCGTCGCCCCCGCCGCCCTGCGCCATCGCCTGCGCCGCAACCCGCTGGACGAGGCCGGCTCGACCGCCCGTGTCGCGCGGGCGGTGGCGGAGGTGTTTTCGGCGTGA